In the Arachis ipaensis cultivar K30076 chromosome B04, Araip1.1, whole genome shotgun sequence genome, AAGAACGATAGTACGGAAGAACTAAGTACGAGAACAACGACATTATTAGCAACTAAGTATGGGAACATACATCAAGACAACAATTTCATAACATCTATTTTTCTTCGTTGATAAACTTGGATTCATTAATATCGATGCCTTCTTCAGCAACATGCTCTCCGCCGGACTTATCCAAGGTAGAGAGGCCTCCTTTACGTCTAATTTCTTGGTAGTCCGTAGTCCCTATCTGTTCCTTTTTAGTCTGCCCTCCTTTTGTATCCATTTCATGATATCCTTCTGATCCCAACTGCTCCTTTCTAGTCTGACCTCCTCTGCTCCTTCCTATACTTTTACTTATATCCATAAGTGATATTAATATGATCGAAAAAATCATCTTAAAAGTATAAAGaatattttttcattttcaaaaagTAATAAGTAATagcatttatattttttataggttttaaaaTTTTCTTAAACAAATAGTATCATATATTAAAACTAGTTTTCAATAGTCTAAGTTTATGATTCAGATTTGTTGATCCCAAGAAAAAANNNNNNNNNNNNNNNNNNNNNNNNNNNNNNNNNNNNNNNNNNNNNNNNNNNNNNNNNNNNNNNNNNNNNNNNNNNNNNNNNNNNNNNNNNNNTCAATTATgataataaaaatacataaaaaatatataaaaaaattttaaaaatatttaataaaatttatatctTATGTATTCATTATGTACTCTCATTAAAAAATAAAGTAGAATtgaatttatattattattaataaaaaataatttaaataacacAAATCAATTGTATACCTTCAGCAAGGTGTTCTTGAACTTCTAGATTCTTGCCACCAGTACCATCAGGAACCACAGTTTCACCTTACTTTGCCCTCTCATCAAACTCTTCATGCTTTTTTTGCCGAGTTGTCATGTTACTTACACGCTCAGATTTTTTTTCACCATATaaaatttttgttcttctagagatgTTTATAGTGGTAACTAAAGACGTAATTTGAATGAGAAATAAGTCAAGAGCAGCATGATTTATATAGAGGCAAATAGGGTTACATTGCATACATTGCATGTGAACCAGTAAAGATGAAGGACGCGCGTACACTTGCATGCATTGACTTGTGTACGGTTACATGCATTAACACGTGAATGAAGACGTGCACAATGATACACTATTAGGTGGGATGATGGTGACACGTACATACCATATATAGTGAAAGAGACTAACTAGATTGCAGTGGATGAGTTTCAGCCCGCACCTGATACCTACACCTGATACCTACACCTGATACCTTTTTAGTTTGTTGTCCCTCCTACTGTATTGACGTGTGGAATgtgaataattttaaattttattttatttaaatacttTTAAAGTATCTCCTTAATattaagataaaaattaaaatattgctaaattacaataaaaaacgAAGACAAGAGGTATATTTAGCACTTGAACATAATAAACTTAGATAAGTCAGAAATAACagtcaaaacaataactttatAGCATTTGCCTTTATAGATAAAGAGACACAAACAGTACACACACaaaacaacaacatataaatCATAGCAAATTACATTATTAGCAACTAAATAGTAGGACAACGAAGATAAACCAACACAAACAGTAGacataaaacaaaatataaatcctAACAACGATAGTATGGAAGAACTAAGTACGAGAACAACGACATTATTAGCAACTAAGTATGGGAACATGCATCAAGACAACAGTTTCATAACATCTATTTTTTTCCGTTGGTAAACTTGGATTCATTAATATCGATGCCTTCTTCAGCAGCATGCTCTCCGCCGGACTTATCCATGGTAGAGAGGCCTCCTTTACGTCCCATTTCTTGGTAGCCCGCAGTCCCTATCTGTTCCTTTCTAGTCTGTCCACCTTTTGTACCCATTTCATGATATCCTTCTGATCCCAACTGCTTCTTTCTAGTCTGGCCTCCTCTACTCCTTCCTATACTTTTACTTATATCCATAAGTGATATTAATATGATCGAAAAAATCATCTTAAAAGTATAAAGaacattttttcattttcaaaaagTAATAAGTAATAGCATTTATGTTTTTTATCGGTTTTAAAATTTTCTTAAACAAATAGTATCAGATATTAAAACTAGTTTTCAATAGTCTAAGTTTATGATTCAGATTTATTGAtcccaagaaaaaaaattttcacacaaaaattgattaaaaatagaaaaagaacgtGAATAATTTGTCTCTTCTCCTTACTCATTtaaatttcttaaaaaataatagtatgatatgttaaaaagtttttaaataaaacaaCATACACTTAAAAGAGATTATACAANNNNNNNNNNNNNNNNNNNNNNNNNNNNNNNNNNNNNNNNNNNNNNNNNNNNNNNNNNNNNNNNNNNNNNNNNNNNNNNNNNNNNNNNNNNNNNNNNNNNNNNNNNNNNNNNNNNNNNNNNNNNNNNNNNNNNNNNNNNNNNNNNNNNNNNNNNNNNNNNNNNNNNNNNNNNNNNNNNNNNNNNNNNNNNNNNNNNNNNNNNNNNNNNNNNNNNNNNNNNNNNNAAATTAGAATtgaatttatattattattaataaaaaataatttaaataacacAAATCAATTGCATACCTTCCGCAAGGTGTTCTTGAGCTTCTAGATTCTTGCCACTAGTACCATCAGGAACCACGGTTTCACCTTGCTTTGCCCTCTCATCAAACTCTTCATGCTTTTTTTGTCTGAGTTGTCATGTTGCTTACACGCTCAGATTTTTTTTCACCCTATAAAATTTTTGTTCTTCTAAAGATGTTTATAGTGGTAACTAAAGACGTAATTTGAATGAGAAATAAGTCAAGAGCAGCATGATTTATATAGAGGCAAATAGGGTTACATTGCATGTGAACCAGTAAAGACGAAGGACGCGCGTACACTTGCATGCATTGACTTGTGTACGGTTACATACATTGATACGTGAATGAAGACGTGCACAATGATAACACTATTAGGTGGGATGATGGTGACACGTACATACCATATATAGTGAAAGAGACTAACTCGATTGCAGTGGATGAGTTTCAGCCCGCACCTGATACCTACACCTGATACATACACCTGATACCTGATATACCTGATACCTTTTTAGTTTGTTGTCCCTCCTACTGTATTGACGTGTGGAATgtgaataattttaaattttattttatttaaatacataAATTGCCTTCGTTTTAAAGTATCTccttaaaattaagataaaaattaaaatattgctaaattacaataaaaaacgAAGACAAGAGGTATATTACTGTAGCACTTGAACATAATAAACTTAGATAAGTCGAAAATAACAGTTAAAACAACAACTTTATAGCATTTGTCTTTATAGATAAAGAGACATAAACAGTACACACACaaaacaacaacatataaatCCTAGCAAATTACATTATTAGTAACTAAGTAGAAGGACAACGAAGATAAACCAACACAAACAGTAGacataaaacaaaatataaatcctAACAACAATAGTACGGAAGAACTAAGTACAAGAACAACAACTAAGTATGGGAACATGCATCAAGACAACAACTTCATAACATCTATTTTTCTTCGTTGGTAAACTTGGATTCATTAATATTGATGCATTTCTCAGCAGCATGCTCTCTGCCGGACTTATCCATGGTAGAGAGACCTCCTTTATGTCCCATTTCTTGGTAGTCCGCAGTCCCTATGTGTTCCTTTTTAGTCTGCCCTCCTTTTGTACCCATTTCATGATATCCTTCTGATCCCAACTGCTCCTTCCTAGTCTGGCCTT is a window encoding:
- the LOC107637129 gene encoding protein SLE1-like codes for the protein MDISKSIGRSREGQTRKEQLGSEGYHEMGTKGGQTKKEHIGTADYQEMGHKGGLSTMDKSGREHAAEKCININESKQKKHEEFDERAKQGETVVPDGTSGKNLEAQEHLAEGRSRGGQTRKKQLGSEGYHEMGTKGGQTRKEQIGTAGYQEMGRKGGLSTMDKSGGEHAAEEGIDINESKFTNGKK